In a genomic window of Amycolatopsis japonica:
- a CDS encoding MDR family MFS transporter produces the protein MTTPAPVTAKEGVGFRSERGPVLIAVMLCSGLIALDSTIIATAVPSVVADLGGFSQFPWLFSIYLLTQAVTVPLYGKFADVLGRRPVMFFGIAAFLLGSVLCGAAWSMPVLIAARAVQGIGAGAIQPIALTMVGDMYTVEERARVQGYLASVWAISSVVGPTLGGVFAEYLDWRWIFFINLPLGALAAWMLFRNFRERVERRSHRIDYLGATLLTLGCSLLILGLLEGGVAWGWASAPSLGIFAAAAVLLVAFVFVERKAEEPVLPLWIFTKRTLIGGNLVAVVVGMLLMGLTSYLPTFSQGVLGTGALVAGFALAALTVGWPISASLAGRIYMRIGFRDTALIGSGAVIAGAALTVFLAAGSSIWLAAAAAFVLGLGLGLASSPTLIAVQSTIGWERRGVVTATNMFSRSLGSAVGVAIFGAIANATLANRFANPPAGVTGLPSGVDATSVVLEGNGPETATTTFVRGALADATHHVFLAMLVVAVLSVGALLLMPRRTEELKFD, from the coding sequence ATGACCACCCCGGCCCCGGTCACCGCGAAGGAAGGGGTCGGTTTCCGGTCCGAACGCGGTCCCGTCCTGATCGCCGTGATGCTGTGTTCCGGCCTGATCGCGCTGGACTCGACCATCATCGCCACGGCGGTCCCCTCGGTGGTCGCCGATCTGGGCGGGTTCTCGCAGTTCCCGTGGCTGTTCTCGATCTATCTGCTGACCCAGGCGGTCACCGTTCCGCTGTACGGCAAGTTCGCCGACGTGCTCGGCAGGCGTCCGGTGATGTTCTTCGGGATCGCGGCGTTCCTGCTGGGCTCGGTCCTCTGCGGCGCGGCCTGGAGCATGCCGGTGCTGATCGCCGCCCGCGCGGTGCAGGGCATCGGCGCGGGCGCCATCCAGCCGATCGCGCTGACCATGGTCGGCGACATGTACACCGTCGAGGAACGCGCCAGGGTGCAGGGCTATCTCGCCAGCGTGTGGGCCATCTCGTCGGTGGTCGGGCCGACGCTGGGCGGCGTGTTCGCCGAATACCTCGACTGGCGCTGGATCTTCTTCATCAACCTGCCGCTCGGCGCGCTGGCGGCGTGGATGCTGTTCCGGAACTTCCGCGAGCGCGTCGAACGCCGCTCGCACCGCATCGACTACCTCGGCGCCACGCTGCTCACCCTCGGCTGCTCGCTGCTGATCCTCGGCCTGCTGGAGGGCGGGGTCGCCTGGGGCTGGGCGTCCGCGCCGAGCCTGGGGATCTTCGCCGCCGCGGCGGTGCTGCTGGTGGCGTTCGTGTTCGTGGAGCGCAAGGCCGAAGAGCCCGTGCTGCCACTGTGGATCTTCACCAAACGGACCCTGATCGGCGGCAACCTGGTCGCCGTCGTCGTCGGCATGCTGCTGATGGGTCTGACGTCGTATCTGCCGACCTTCTCGCAGGGCGTCCTCGGCACCGGCGCGCTCGTCGCCGGATTCGCGCTGGCCGCGCTGACCGTCGGGTGGCCGATCTCGGCGTCGCTGGCGGGCCGGATCTACATGCGGATCGGGTTCCGGGACACCGCGCTGATCGGCAGTGGCGCGGTCATCGCGGGTGCGGCGCTCACGGTGTTCCTCGCGGCGGGTTCGTCGATCTGGCTGGCGGCCGCGGCCGCGTTCGTCCTCGGGCTGGGATTGGGGCTGGCGTCGAGCCCGACGCTGATCGCCGTGCAGTCCACCATCGGCTGGGAACGCCGCGGCGTCGTCACCGCGACCAACATGTTCAGCCGTTCGCTGGGCAGCGCGGTCGGGGTGGCGATCTTCGGCGCGATCGCGAACGCGACCCTCGCGAACCGCTTCGCCAACCCGCCGGCCGGGGTCACCGGCCTGCCGTCCGGCGTCGACGCGACCAGTGTCGTCCTGGAGGGCAACGGTCCGGAAACCGCGACGACGACGTTCGTGCGGGGCGCCCTCGCGGACGCCACGCATCACGTCTTCCTGGCGATGCTGGTGGTCGCCGTGCTCAGCGTCGGCGCGCTGCTGCTGATGCCGCGGCGGACCGAAGAACTGAAGTTCGACTAG
- a CDS encoding DUF6292 family protein has product MTTSTPAPTEAGLELMTRLNAYLEDVAAALGIRRDSGTVDLTGPVTAQLRLNWRLPGFPERDVDLMWHEEHGWSAAVATHSDDDHHVVVAYLGGRTVASHPRLVARFAETLRTGDHQDCWPGPPALRTAAGPSSLAKELAAWA; this is encoded by the coding sequence GTGACCACCTCGACCCCCGCGCCCACGGAAGCAGGTCTGGAGCTCATGACCAGGCTGAACGCCTACCTGGAGGACGTGGCCGCGGCACTGGGGATACGGCGGGATTCGGGCACGGTCGACCTCACCGGTCCGGTCACCGCCCAGCTGAGGCTCAACTGGCGCCTCCCCGGCTTCCCCGAGCGCGACGTCGACCTGATGTGGCACGAGGAGCACGGCTGGTCGGCAGCCGTGGCGACGCATTCGGACGACGATCACCACGTCGTCGTCGCCTATCTCGGCGGCCGCACGGTGGCGTCGCATCCGCGTCTGGTCGCCAGGTTCGCCGAGACCCTGCGGACCGGCGACCACCAGGACTGCTGGCCCGGTCCGCCGGCGTTGCGCACCGCCGCCGGACCTTCGTCGCTCGCCAAGGAGCTCGCCGCCTGGGCCTGA
- a CDS encoding ATP-dependent DNA ligase produces the protein MELPVMPPVKPMLAKAVHQLPRTPGLLYEPKWDGFRCVVFRDGDEVVLGSRNDRPLTRYFPELVELLKEALPERCVVDGEIVLVTEGGLDFEALQLRLHPAASRVKMLAEETPSSFVVFDLLALDERDLTPEPFGQRRKLLESVVDTQFARVHLTPLSEDPDVAQDWFTRFEGAGFDGVMAKPADAPYEQDKRVMWKVKHQRTADCVVAGFRWHKDGVGIGSLLLGLYDDDGVLNHVGVASSFTAARRRELVDELAPLRENALEDHPWREWAAAHEEAGGRMPGAGSRWAPNKDLSWEPVRIEWVAEVRYEHVEGTRFRHGGRLVRFRPDREPASCTYAQLEEVPPAELATLFTELGET, from the coding sequence GTGGAACTGCCCGTGATGCCGCCCGTCAAGCCGATGCTGGCCAAGGCCGTGCACCAACTGCCGCGCACGCCTGGGCTGCTGTACGAGCCGAAGTGGGACGGCTTCCGCTGCGTGGTCTTCCGCGACGGTGACGAGGTCGTGCTGGGCTCCCGTAACGACAGGCCGCTGACGAGGTACTTCCCCGAGCTGGTCGAGCTGCTCAAGGAAGCGCTGCCCGAGCGCTGCGTCGTCGACGGCGAGATCGTGCTGGTCACCGAGGGCGGGCTCGATTTCGAGGCGCTCCAGCTGCGCCTGCATCCGGCGGCGTCCCGGGTGAAGATGCTGGCCGAGGAGACGCCGTCCAGTTTCGTCGTGTTCGACCTGCTCGCCCTGGACGAGCGGGATCTCACACCGGAACCGTTCGGGCAGCGGCGGAAGCTGCTCGAAAGCGTGGTCGACACGCAGTTCGCCCGGGTGCACCTCACCCCGCTGTCCGAGGATCCCGACGTCGCGCAGGACTGGTTCACCCGCTTCGAGGGCGCGGGCTTCGACGGCGTGATGGCCAAGCCCGCCGACGCGCCGTACGAGCAGGACAAGCGGGTGATGTGGAAGGTCAAGCACCAGCGCACCGCGGACTGCGTCGTCGCCGGATTCCGGTGGCACAAGGACGGGGTGGGGATCGGGTCGCTGCTGCTCGGGCTCTACGACGACGACGGCGTCCTGAACCATGTGGGCGTGGCCAGCAGTTTCACCGCCGCGAGGCGCCGCGAGCTGGTGGACGAGCTCGCGCCGCTGCGGGAAAACGCGCTGGAGGACCATCCGTGGCGCGAGTGGGCCGCGGCTCATGAGGAAGCGGGCGGCCGGATGCCGGGGGCGGGCAGCCGGTGGGCGCCGAACAAGGACCTGAGCTGGGAGCCGGTCCGCATAGAATGGGTCGCCGAGGTCCGCTACGAACACGTCGAGGGCACCCGGTTCCGTCATGGCGGGAGGCTCGTGCGCTTCCGTCCCGACCGCGAGCCCGCTTCGTGCACGTACGCGCAGCTCGAAGAGGTCCCGCCCGCGGAGCTGGCCACCTTGTTCACGGAGTTGGGGGAAACATGA
- a CDS encoding TIGR03854 family LLM class F420-dependent oxidoreductase — protein MAEDLKIRVGAGLGTGTAPEEFGAAVDLLERAGVDSLWLPEAVYSPRIDPVVGLTHALARTTKLKVGTGVMVLPGRDPVLVAKQLASLAALAPKRVLPVFGLKPARDAELPLFPVPQGRRAAVFDESLRLIRALLEQEEVTFDGEFFRVEGKGLGLTPLKRLDLWLGGKAPGALRRVGRLADGWLASFLTPEEARAGREAIQEAAAEADREVEADHFGISLLVAEDGIPDALAALVAARSGADPARLIADGWSAARDLIAEHIDAGLSKFVLYPAGPEPIERFVENFVEHAVPLQN, from the coding sequence GTGGCGGAGGACCTGAAGATCAGGGTCGGTGCGGGGCTGGGGACCGGGACGGCGCCCGAGGAGTTCGGCGCCGCGGTCGATCTGCTGGAGCGGGCGGGTGTCGACTCGCTCTGGCTGCCCGAGGCGGTGTACTCGCCCAGGATCGATCCGGTCGTCGGGTTGACGCACGCGCTCGCCCGCACCACGAAACTGAAGGTCGGCACCGGGGTGATGGTGCTGCCCGGCCGCGATCCGGTGCTGGTCGCCAAACAACTCGCCTCCCTCGCCGCGCTCGCGCCGAAAAGGGTGCTTCCGGTCTTCGGCCTCAAGCCCGCGCGCGACGCGGAACTGCCCTTGTTCCCGGTGCCGCAAGGCCGCCGCGCCGCGGTGTTCGACGAGTCGTTGCGGCTGATCAGGGCCTTGCTGGAACAGGAGGAAGTGACCTTCGATGGCGAGTTCTTCCGCGTCGAGGGGAAGGGGCTCGGCCTCACCCCGCTCAAACGGCTCGACCTCTGGCTCGGCGGGAAGGCGCCCGGCGCGCTGCGGCGGGTCGGCAGGCTCGCCGACGGCTGGCTGGCCAGTTTTCTCACTCCGGAAGAGGCCCGGGCAGGCCGCGAGGCGATCCAGGAGGCCGCCGCCGAGGCGGACCGGGAAGTCGAGGCCGACCACTTCGGGATCAGTCTCCTCGTCGCCGAGGACGGGATCCCGGACGCGCTCGCCGCTTTGGTCGCGGCACGGTCCGGCGCGGATCCGGCGCGGCTGATCGCGGACGGCTGGAGCGCCGCCCGCGACCTGATCGCCGAGCACATCGATGCCGGGCTGAGCAAGTTCGTGCTGTACCCGGCCGGGCCGGAGCCGATCGAGCGGTTCGTGGAGAACTTCGTCGAGCACGCGGTCCCGCTGCAGAACTGA
- a CDS encoding MarR family winged helix-turn-helix transcriptional regulator, whose amino-acid sequence MKSIDLGEDPLALERQVCFALSVASRSVIAIYRPLLEPHGLTHPQYLVMLALWERGPQAVKDLSIALRAEPATLSPLLKRLETIGYVTRRRSSEDERLLTVELTESGRALRAEAEKIPYRVVEKLGMEVSELEALHKALTRVIEATA is encoded by the coding sequence ATGAAGTCGATCGATCTGGGCGAGGATCCGCTCGCCTTGGAGCGTCAGGTGTGTTTCGCGCTGTCGGTCGCGTCGCGCAGCGTCATCGCCATCTACCGTCCGCTGCTGGAACCCCATGGGCTCACCCATCCGCAGTACCTCGTCATGCTGGCGCTCTGGGAGCGGGGCCCGCAGGCGGTCAAGGACCTGAGCATCGCCCTGCGCGCCGAACCCGCGACGCTGTCACCGCTGCTCAAACGGCTGGAGACGATCGGTTACGTCACTCGCCGGCGCAGTTCCGAGGACGAGCGGCTGCTCACCGTCGAGCTGACGGAATCCGGTCGCGCGTTGCGCGCGGAGGCGGAGAAGATCCCGTATCGCGTCGTGGAGAAGCTCGGCATGGAGGTCTCCGAGCTGGAGGCGCTGCACAAGGCCCTCACCCGCGTCATCGAGGCCACTGCTTGA
- a CDS encoding helix-turn-helix transcriptional regulator, with protein MNREPFVGREGELASLRGRLADAAAGSGGLVLVSGPPGIGKTRLVEEATAAASGVVWGRCADDPGAPPLWPWRRVGEALPSVDSAVKTAFAETEGAGDVQAARFRLVAAAADALVAAAEPAGLVVVLEDLHWADEASLRLLRHLAGELRRSKLAVVATHRDTGHTPALDAALPDLLRRPGARSITLPPLAESDARALLTGLTEEDVREAYRRSGGNPLYLGAIARSAGGAELGHLVRTAVASLEPEVRRLLAIAAVLGEDVDAALLAEVSGLSAGEVADGLDQAEKAGVLGSGRFAHAVVRDGIYADLGQAERETSHGRAAAALEGHARHEPSLAGTVAGHWLRSATAPAKTAEWAALAAAEANRALAFDEAARFLAMALDARAKAGLSEVDRAGLLLDLAVAEYRTGRFARSLDHARLAADAGLIARAALVVRDVAAPDLLPGIRDLAVRALAAEGVDRTTRARLLAHSASVEADYGRFADAEKLADEAFALADEAGDPEALVDAVRARMKVAPDKLPLSERLRLGALAADLGSRTRQPLVSLWGHKWRIDAALADGRMALVDDELVAVTTLARLTRLPLVRWHDLRLRSSVLALRGDLAEARELDLAAEELADTELADDFSAKGMSYAFRTQLVLLTGDPGDLRKGYAGLLDRAPHLPVTLVSRPLLSLLAGDLDEARVRYEQLVPLVRSPEFALHATGALPNLVPLVEAFRDVEMAEYLLGRLEEVRPTVSGGAGVFCTGSSLEHPARLNALLGRHDEAARLFEQVIAINEGIGARPGVAQARLLLAEVLVARGDFVRAQGIARDALDEFRRLAMPGPLTRAAALLERVRAERRAADPLTGREREIVALLADALSNRRIAEKLVLSERTVESHVRSILAKLGLANRTEVVAWASREGLRD; from the coding sequence GTGAACCGGGAACCGTTCGTGGGCCGGGAGGGCGAACTGGCGAGCCTGCGCGGCAGACTCGCCGACGCCGCCGCGGGCTCGGGTGGGCTCGTGCTCGTCTCCGGTCCACCCGGGATCGGCAAGACCCGGCTGGTCGAGGAGGCGACGGCCGCCGCGTCCGGCGTCGTGTGGGGCCGGTGCGCCGACGATCCGGGTGCGCCGCCGCTGTGGCCGTGGCGCCGCGTCGGCGAGGCGCTGCCGTCGGTCGATTCGGCCGTGAAGACCGCTTTCGCCGAGACCGAGGGCGCCGGCGACGTCCAGGCGGCGCGGTTCCGGCTGGTGGCCGCCGCGGCGGACGCGCTGGTGGCCGCGGCGGAACCGGCGGGCCTGGTCGTCGTCCTCGAAGATCTGCACTGGGCCGATGAGGCGTCGTTGCGGCTGTTGCGCCATCTGGCGGGGGAGTTACGGCGCTCGAAGCTGGCCGTGGTCGCGACGCACCGGGACACCGGGCACACTCCCGCGCTGGACGCGGCCCTGCCGGATCTCCTCCGCCGTCCTGGCGCGCGGAGCATCACGCTGCCGCCCTTGGCCGAGTCCGACGCGCGGGCGCTGCTCACCGGACTGACCGAAGAGGACGTACGCGAGGCCTATCGCCGCTCCGGCGGGAATCCGCTCTATCTCGGCGCGATCGCGCGTTCGGCCGGTGGAGCGGAACTCGGCCACCTCGTGCGGACCGCGGTGGCCTCCCTCGAGCCGGAAGTACGGCGGCTGCTCGCCATCGCGGCGGTGCTCGGCGAGGACGTCGACGCCGCCTTGCTCGCGGAGGTGTCCGGCCTGTCGGCCGGCGAGGTCGCCGATGGGCTCGATCAGGCCGAAAAGGCCGGGGTGCTGGGTTCCGGCCGGTTCGCGCACGCCGTCGTCCGCGACGGGATCTACGCGGATCTCGGCCAAGCCGAACGGGAAACGTCGCACGGTCGCGCCGCGGCCGCGCTCGAAGGACACGCCCGGCATGAACCCTCGCTCGCCGGGACGGTCGCCGGGCATTGGCTGCGTTCGGCGACCGCGCCGGCGAAGACGGCGGAGTGGGCGGCGCTCGCGGCCGCGGAAGCGAACCGGGCACTGGCCTTCGACGAAGCGGCGCGTTTCCTCGCGATGGCGCTCGACGCCCGCGCGAAGGCCGGACTGTCCGAAGTGGACCGTGCCGGGCTGCTGCTCGACCTCGCCGTCGCCGAATACCGGACGGGCAGGTTCGCGCGAAGTCTCGACCATGCCCGGCTCGCCGCCGACGCCGGGCTGATCGCCCGCGCGGCGCTGGTGGTCCGCGACGTCGCGGCGCCGGATCTTCTGCCCGGTATTCGCGACCTCGCCGTCCGCGCGCTCGCGGCCGAAGGGGTCGACCGGACGACGCGGGCACGCCTGCTGGCGCACAGCGCCTCGGTGGAAGCCGATTACGGCCGGTTCGCCGATGCGGAAAAGCTCGCCGACGAAGCCTTCGCGCTCGCCGACGAAGCGGGCGATCCGGAGGCGCTGGTCGACGCCGTCCGAGCCCGGATGAAGGTCGCTCCGGACAAGCTGCCGCTGTCCGAACGGCTGCGGCTCGGCGCGCTGGCGGCCGACCTGGGCTCGCGTACCCGGCAGCCTCTGGTTTCCTTGTGGGGCCACAAATGGCGGATCGACGCGGCCTTGGCGGACGGGCGGATGGCGCTCGTCGACGACGAACTCGTCGCGGTGACCACGCTGGCGCGGCTGACGAGGCTGCCGCTGGTGCGCTGGCACGACCTGCGGCTGCGCAGTTCGGTGCTGGCGTTGCGCGGAGACCTGGCCGAGGCGCGCGAGCTCGATCTCGCGGCGGAGGAACTGGCGGACACCGAACTCGCGGACGACTTCTCCGCGAAAGGGATGTCCTACGCGTTCCGCACCCAGCTCGTGCTGCTCACAGGTGATCCCGGTGACCTGCGAAAGGGCTACGCGGGTCTGCTGGACCGGGCGCCGCATCTGCCGGTCACCTTGGTCTCACGCCCGTTGCTGAGCCTGCTCGCGGGCGACCTCGACGAGGCGAGGGTCCGGTACGAACAGCTGGTCCCGCTGGTGCGGAGTCCGGAGTTCGCGCTGCACGCCACCGGCGCGCTGCCCAATCTCGTGCCGCTGGTCGAGGCCTTTCGAGACGTCGAGATGGCGGAATACCTGTTGGGGCGCCTCGAAGAGGTGCGGCCGACCGTGTCCGGTGGCGCGGGTGTGTTCTGTACCGGATCGAGCCTGGAGCACCCCGCCCGGCTCAACGCCTTACTGGGCCGCCACGACGAGGCGGCGAGGCTGTTCGAGCAGGTCATCGCGATCAACGAAGGCATCGGCGCGCGGCCCGGTGTTGCTCAGGCACGGTTGCTGCTCGCCGAAGTCCTCGTCGCCAGGGGCGATTTCGTTCGTGCGCAAGGGATCGCGCGCGACGCCCTCGACGAGTTCCGGCGGCTGGCCATGCCGGGACCGCTCACGCGGGCCGCGGCATTGCTCGAGCGGGTCCGCGCCGAACGCCGCGCCGCGGACCCGCTCACCGGGCGGGAACGCGAGATCGTCGCCCTGCTCGCCGACGCGCTGAGCAACCGCCGGATCGCCGAGAAACTGGTGCTTTCCGAACGTACGGTGGAAAGCCACGTCCGGAGCATCCTGGCGAAACTGGGTCTGGCGAACCGGACCGAGGTCGTCGCGTGGGCGAGCAGGGAAGGTCTCAGGGACTGA
- a CDS encoding thioesterase II family protein translates to MAGQVLSSWTRCFHPAPTAGMRLIAFPHAGGSASAYRSFSAALSPTVEVHTAQYPGRQDRMGEPVVDDLHVLAEQLVDVVAAFPKPFALFGHSMGAIAAFEVARRLEARGIVPAALFVSARRGPDIQKENAHHLADDDTFLNEVSRLGGTDPTIFDDPDIRALALPALRGDYKAVETYRYRPGPDVSCPIVALAGDADPVLEVPDTENWAEHTSGSFELEVFPGGHFFLDDNLDAVAARILGKLTVSP, encoded by the coding sequence ATGGCAGGACAGGTTCTGAGCAGTTGGACGCGCTGCTTCCATCCGGCGCCGACGGCCGGGATGCGGCTCATCGCCTTCCCGCACGCCGGTGGGTCCGCCAGCGCGTACCGCTCGTTTTCGGCCGCTCTGTCACCCACCGTCGAGGTGCACACCGCCCAGTACCCCGGACGGCAGGACCGGATGGGCGAGCCGGTCGTCGACGACCTGCATGTCCTCGCCGAGCAACTGGTGGACGTCGTCGCCGCGTTCCCGAAACCCTTCGCCCTCTTCGGCCACAGCATGGGCGCCATCGCCGCGTTCGAGGTCGCGCGGCGGCTCGAAGCGCGCGGCATCGTGCCGGCGGCGTTGTTCGTCTCGGCCCGCCGCGGCCCGGACATCCAGAAGGAGAACGCGCACCACCTCGCCGACGACGACACCTTCCTCAACGAGGTCAGCCGTCTCGGTGGCACGGACCCCACGATCTTCGACGACCCGGACATCCGCGCGCTCGCGTTGCCCGCGCTGCGCGGCGACTACAAGGCCGTCGAGACCTATCGGTACCGGCCCGGCCCCGACGTGAGCTGCCCGATCGTGGCGCTCGCGGGCGACGCCGACCCGGTCCTGGAAGTGCCGGACACCGAGAACTGGGCCGAACACACCAGCGGCTCCTTCGAGCTGGAAGTGTTCCCGGGCGGGCATTTCTTCCTCGACGACAACCTGGACGCCGTCGCCGCGCGCATTCTCGGCAAGCTGACCGTCAGTCCCTGA
- a CDS encoding YceI family protein, producing the protein MTAGTSARVGTWTVLADRTSATFTVRNFGFRVVHGSIPVSLGSVRVSADGVVVEAALDLDKIDTGNAKRDADLRKPGLLAIDAQPVLTFAADRADEGPDGWTVEGTLGARGESCPLTVTATGPEDNGDGTWRVLAGAVFDRRAIGLRAPRFLIGREITIALDVVLAPPG; encoded by the coding sequence ATGACCGCCGGGACGTCCGCGCGGGTCGGCACCTGGACGGTGCTCGCCGACCGGACCTCGGCCACGTTCACCGTCCGGAACTTCGGGTTCCGCGTGGTCCACGGCTCGATCCCGGTCAGCCTGGGCTCGGTGCGGGTCTCCGCCGACGGCGTCGTCGTCGAAGCGGCACTGGACCTCGACAAGATCGACACCGGCAACGCCAAACGCGATGCCGACCTGCGTAAACCCGGTCTGCTGGCGATCGACGCTCAGCCTGTGCTGACCTTCGCGGCGGACCGGGCCGACGAGGGCCCGGACGGATGGACGGTCGAGGGCACGCTCGGCGCGCGCGGCGAGTCCTGCCCCCTCACGGTGACCGCGACCGGGCCGGAGGACAACGGCGACGGCACCTGGCGGGTGCTCGCCGGTGCCGTCTTCGACCGGCGGGCGATCGGTCTCCGCGCGCCGAGATTCCTGATCGGCCGGGAGATCACGATCGCGCTCGACGTGGTCCTCGCCCCACCTGGGTGA
- the ligD gene encoding non-homologous end-joining DNA ligase has product MKAEPVTLDLDGVEFTVSNPGKVYFPERGETKLDLVEYYRAVSVPLLAQLGGRPLLLERYPDGAGGKSWYQKRVPKNAPGWLTTTVVSTPNGTTADALVAKDLAHLIWAVNQGCLGFHVWPNRADTPDISDQLRIDLDPSPGIGFPELRHGAVLTKALLEELGITAQLKTSGSRGLHLYVPLEPKWDGYEVRAAAVALARELERRHPDEMTAQWWKEERGSRVFVDFNQNAPHKTVFGAWCVRPRVGGQVSTPIGWDELETIEPDKLTLSTVPARLAERGDPWAATEPQSIEPLLEMSRKDMANGLMDAPWPPVYPKMPNEPPRVAPSRAKKEGI; this is encoded by the coding sequence ATGAAAGCGGAGCCGGTCACGCTGGATCTCGACGGCGTCGAGTTCACGGTGTCCAATCCGGGCAAGGTCTACTTCCCGGAGCGCGGCGAGACCAAATTGGACCTCGTCGAGTACTACCGCGCGGTCTCGGTCCCGCTGCTGGCGCAGCTCGGCGGCAGGCCCCTGTTGCTGGAGCGCTATCCCGACGGGGCCGGCGGGAAATCGTGGTACCAGAAGCGCGTCCCGAAGAACGCTCCCGGCTGGCTGACCACGACGGTGGTGTCCACTCCGAACGGGACCACCGCGGACGCGCTCGTGGCGAAGGACCTCGCGCACCTCATCTGGGCGGTCAACCAAGGTTGCCTCGGTTTCCACGTCTGGCCGAACCGGGCCGACACGCCGGACATCAGCGACCAGTTGCGCATCGACCTCGACCCGTCGCCGGGGATCGGGTTCCCCGAGTTACGGCACGGTGCCGTCCTCACGAAGGCGTTGCTCGAAGAGCTGGGCATCACGGCGCAGCTGAAGACCTCGGGTTCGCGCGGTCTCCATCTCTACGTGCCGCTGGAACCGAAATGGGACGGCTACGAGGTCCGCGCGGCCGCCGTCGCGCTCGCCCGCGAACTCGAACGCCGCCACCCGGACGAGATGACGGCGCAGTGGTGGAAGGAAGAACGCGGTTCCCGCGTGTTCGTCGACTTCAACCAGAACGCGCCGCACAAGACGGTGTTCGGCGCCTGGTGTGTGCGGCCGCGGGTCGGCGGGCAGGTCTCGACGCCGATCGGCTGGGACGAACTGGAGACCATCGAGCCGGACAAGCTCACTCTGTCCACTGTGCCCGCCCGTCTCGCCGAACGCGGAGACCCTTGGGCGGCAACGGAACCGCAGTCGATCGAGCCGCTGCTGGAAATGTCCAGGAAGGACATGGCGAACGGGCTCATGGACGCGCCTTGGCCACCCGTCTACCCGAAGATGCCGAACGAGCCGCCCCGGGTCGCGCCGAGCAGGGCGAAGAAAGAAGGCATTTAG
- a CDS encoding DUF1015 family protein, translating into MDRMSTWIRPIDRGWVVRDTVPGPDVDEFADPDRVAAALAGARGDSLLAVQHPARTPAALAGGLAIEAALPQARATFERIRERHYRPVSAVVAPYRIDGPDGVALGVLCLVDPAAVRDDGVTRVRHTEDVYPDVVEERAAMLAGLGVATSAAMLVPATGGRELTALIERICRGRVPSLSTVDGAGRKHELWLTGPGEDQDELLATLDGLDLLVADGNHRVAAAAASGRGALLALVTGGPGLRIGPIHRVLAGTGLDVDTLVRRWTEAGYDVRPGPADPPSEAGEVTVVAGTAAFRVSLGKAGGDHAVVELELLRGALGVDPEGPNVRPLLPGVPVPEDADAVLLLAPVPYAEVLAVHAAGARMPRKATYFTPKPRSGLLLAEL; encoded by the coding sequence ATGGATCGGATGAGCACCTGGATCCGCCCGATCGACCGTGGCTGGGTAGTCCGCGACACCGTCCCGGGGCCCGACGTCGACGAGTTCGCCGACCCGGACCGGGTGGCCGCCGCGCTCGCCGGGGCCCGCGGCGACAGCCTGCTGGCGGTCCAGCATCCGGCGAGAACACCGGCCGCGCTGGCGGGCGGGCTTGCGATCGAGGCGGCGTTGCCGCAGGCCAGGGCGACGTTCGAGCGGATCCGGGAGCGGCACTATCGCCCGGTCTCCGCCGTGGTGGCGCCGTATCGCATCGACGGGCCGGACGGCGTCGCGCTCGGCGTGCTCTGCCTCGTCGATCCCGCCGCGGTCCGCGACGACGGCGTGACCCGGGTCCGGCACACTGAGGACGTCTATCCGGACGTCGTCGAGGAACGGGCCGCGATGCTCGCCGGGCTCGGTGTCGCGACGAGCGCCGCGATGCTGGTCCCCGCGACCGGCGGCCGCGAGCTGACCGCGCTGATCGAACGGATCTGCCGCGGCCGGGTCCCCAGCCTGTCCACAGTGGACGGCGCGGGCCGCAAGCACGAACTGTGGCTCACCGGCCCCGGCGAAGACCAGGACGAACTGCTGGCGACCCTGGACGGTCTGGATCTCCTGGTCGCGGACGGAAACCACCGCGTCGCGGCAGCGGCGGCCTCCGGGCGCGGCGCGTTGCTGGCGCTGGTCACCGGCGGGCCGGGGCTGCGGATCGGGCCCATCCACCGGGTGCTCGCCGGCACCGGTCTCGACGTGGACACCCTGGTCCGGCGCTGGACGGAGGCGGGGTACGACGTCCGCCCCGGCCCGGCGGATCCGCCGTCCGAGGCGGGCGAGGTGACCGTCGTGGCGGGGACGGCAGCCTTCCGGGTGTCGCTCGGCAAGGCGGGCGGCGACCACGCGGTGGTCGAACTGGAGCTGCTCCGCGGGGCGCTCGGCGTCGATCCGGAAGGTCCGAACGTGCGCCCGTTGCTGCCCGGCGTGCCGGTGCCCGAGGACGCGGACGCGGTGCTGCTGCTGGCCCCGGTCCCGTACGCGGAGGTGCTCGCCGTGCACGCGGCCGGGGCGCGGATGCCGAGGAAGGCCACCTATTTCACGCCGAAACCACGCAGCGGGCTCCTCCTGGCCGAGCTCTGA